The stretch of DNA CGTCGCGCAGCGCCGCCACGTCCGCAGCCGTGCGCAGCGGAGGGTTCACCTTGAAGACCGGGTCGTAGCTCTGGACGAGGTCGTCGGTGAGCAGGAGATGGTGCGGCGTGACCTCGGCGGTGACGTTCCAGCCCTTCGCCTTCGCCCAGCGGACCAGCTCCACCGAACCCGCCGTCGACACATGGCAGAAGTGCACCCGCGAGCCGACGTGCGCGGCCAGCAGGCAGTCCCGGGCGATGATCGCCTCCTCGGCCACCGCCGGCCACCCGGCCAGCCCGAGAACGCCGGACCAGTCGCCCTCGTTCATCTGCGCTCCCTCGGTGAGGCGCGGCTCCTGCGCGTGCTGTGCGATCACGCCGTCGAACGCCTTGACGTACTCGAGCGCGCGGCGCATGAGCAGCGGGTCATGGACACAATGTCCGTCGTCGGAGAACACCCGCACCCGCGCGGCCGACTCGGCCATCGCGCCCAGCTCGGCCAGCCGTTCCCCCGCGATCCCCACGGTGACCGCGCCGACGGGACGGACGTCGCAGTGCCCGGCGGCTTCGCCCAGCCGCCAGACCTGCTCGACGACCCCGGCGACATCGGCGACCGGCTCGGTGTTGGCCATCGCGTGCACCGCGGTGAAGCCGCCGAGCGCGGCGGCTCTGGTGCCGGTCTCGACCGTCTCCGCATCCTCGCGGCCGGGTTCGCGCAGGTGGGTGTGCAGGTCGACCAGGCCCGGCAGCGCGATCAGCCCGTCGGCGTCGATGACCTGTGCGTGCACCGGCCGCTCGTCCACCAGCCGGCCGTCGTCGACGTACAGGTCAACCGGCTCGCCGCCGACCGGCCGAACCCCTTCGATCACCCAGGCGCTCATGCCGCGCTCCCTTCGCCGGGCGCCACGTCGAAGCCGGTCTGGCCGGCCAGCAAGAGGTACAGCACGGCCATCCGCACGGACACCCCGTTGGCAACCTGCTCGACAATGGTCGAGCGCACGCTGTCCGCGACCTCGGCCGCGATCTCCACTCCGCGGTTCATCGGGCCCGGGTGCATGACGATCGCGGCGTCCGGCAACGCGGCCATCCGCTGAGCGTCGAGCCCGTAGCGGCGGGAGTACTCCCTCGTCGTCGGGAAGAAGCCCCCGTGCATCCGCTCGTGCTGCACCCGCAGCATCATCACGACGTCCGCCTTGGGCAGCACCGAGTCGAGGTCGTAGGACACCGCGCACGGCCAGCTGGGCACCCCGACGGGGAGCAACGTGGGCGGAGCAACGAGGGTGACGTCGGCGCCCAGCGTCGAGAGCAACAGCACGTTGCTGCGGGCAACCCGCGAGTGCAGCACGTCGCCGACGATGACGACGTTGAGCCCTTCGAGCCGGCCGGTCCGCCGGCGCATGGTGTAGCTGTCGAGCAGCGCCTGGGTCGGATGCTCGTGGGTGCCGTCGCCGGCGTTCAGGACGCTGCCTCGCACCCAGTGCGCGAGCCGGTGCGGTGCGCCGCTTGCCGGGTGCCGGATCACGACGGCGTCGGTGCCCATGGCTTCGAGGGTGAGCGCGGTGTCCTTCAGCGACTCACCTTTGCTGACGCTCGAGCCCTTCGCCGCGAAGTTGATGACATCGGCGGACAGCCGCTTCGCCGCCACCTCGAAGGACGTCCGAGTCCGCGTCGAGTCCTCGAAGAACAGGTTGACCACCGTCCGGCCCCGCAAGGTCGGCAGCTTCTTGATGCTGCGACCCGCAAGCGCGGTGTCCATCTCGGCCGCCGTGTCGAGGACGAGCAGCGCGTCGTCGCGCGAGAGATCTCCGGCCGAGAGCAGGTGGCGGTTCATCGCTGGCCTCCCTTGCTGGTCGCTGACGAGTCGGCGCCGCCCTCCGCAACAGTGACCACGACCTCGTCCTGGCCGTCGTGCTCGGCCACCCGCACCTGCACCTTCTCGGCGAGGGAGGTCGGCAGGTTCTTCCCGACGTAGTCCGCCCGGATGGGCAGCTCCCGGTGGCCGCGGTCGACGAGTACGGCGAGCTGCACCGCCCGCGGCCGGCCGAGGTCTGACAGCGCGTCCAGCGCCGCCCGGATCGTCCGCCCGGAGAACAGGACGTCGTCGACCAGCACGACGGTCTTGCCGTCGACTCCTTCGGCGGGGATCTCGGTCAGCTCCAGCGCGCGGACGCCACGCAGCCGGAGGTCGTCGCGGTACATGGTGGTGTCGAGCGCGCCGTACGGAACCGGAGCTTCGATCGTGGCGATCTGCTCGGCGATCCGGCGCGCGAGCGGCACCCCGCGCGTGGGGATACCGAGGATGACGAGGTCGCGCGCGCCGTGGTTGCGCTCGACGACCTCATGGGCGATCCGGGTCAGGGCGCGGCCGACATCGGTCGCGTCGAGGATGGATCGGGAGAGAGTGGGCGAAGCGGCACCGGCACCGAGCTCCGGGCCGGTCGGGCTCCCCTGGGCAGCCGTCATTGCGGCACCTCCTTCTCCGCCTCACGGGACGGGGTTAAAGGACGGCAGGTCTTGCTGCGGGCGAGGCTAGCAGCGAGCGCCACCGGTTTTTCACCGGCCGCGCCGGACGACGCGAGAACGCTTCGCCGCCGACCTCAGCGCTGCAGCACGGGCTCGGCGGAGCCGAGGCGCGGCGTCTCTGCAGCGGCTCGAGGGCCGGGACCGGTCGGCGCCGTCGACCGGAACGCCACCTGGAGAACCACGGCGAGCCAGCCGAGCACGGCGAGGGCGTGAACCGTCGCCGCGAGCACGCCGGCTCTGGTGTCGAAGTACAACCACCAGAACCCGAACGGATAGAGCAGCTGAGTGCTCGCCGCGAGCACGACGGTCGCAACGGCGAGCCGGCGCCGGTCGCGTCCGACCAGCGCTGGTGCGTCGACGACTATGGCCGTGACGGCGCAAGCCCACACGACGTACTGCGGTGAGAGCACCTTGGATCCCACGAGGACGACGGCGACACCCGCGAGCGCTGCCGACTCGAGAGCTACCCGCCGGTGACGGTCCCGCCACACGGCGACCGTGAGCGCGACGACGCCGATCGCAAGCCCCAACCCGAGCAACGACGCCCATCCCCTGACCGGAACCTCGATCCCGCCGTGGCCGGGCAACGGCCGGGTCGCCGCGCCGAAGTAGTGCGCGACGAGCACCGGCCAGGCCCAGACCGACTCGACCTCCAGACCGCGCGCGCCCTGGTAGTGCAGCATCCACCACAGGCCGGATCCGCCGCCCCAGGCGAGGACCGGCAGGGTCACCGCGGCGACTACGCCGAGCGACCAGCCCGCCACCTTGCGACGGCCCTCCCCGGGCAGCAGCCGCCACAGCACAACCAGTAGGAGAACCGGCCAAAGCTTGAGCAGCGTGGCAGCGCCGACACAGCAGCCGGCGGCCCGCCAGTGCCGTTCCCGGACCGCAACCAGGAAGCCGACCAGAGCGGCGGCGACGAAGACGTCCAGCCGGAGCCACATGACCGGACCCAGCAGGACAGGGACGGCCACCCACAACCAGCTGCCGAGGCCGACTCGGTGCAACCGCCAAAGACCCCGTGCGACCAGGGCGTCGGCGACCAGGGCCAGCGCGACGAACTCGGCCTCGAACCACCCCGCCGTCTTTGCCGGTAGCAGCATGACCGCAAGGACACCCGGCGGATACTCGACGTTGAACCCGTGCCAGGGCAGCGCTCCGGCGTAGAGCTGCTGCGCCCAGCTGTGGTACTCGGCGACATCGCGACTCACCACCACGGCGTGGCCGACCCACGGGTAGCCGCACCAGCCGGCGAGCACCGCAATGCCGGCAGCCCGGACCACCAGCCAGGCAGCGGCCAGCTGCCGGCCGCGCCGGTCGGAGCGCGGACGCGGGCCGGGAGGGGTGGTCACCTTCTGAGCATCGACGGCCCAACTACCCGCTTGAGGCAGCGGACGGCGCGCGCCGGCGGGTCGGCGAAGCCGAGGCGATGAAGTCGGGCAGAACCGAAGGAATCGGACAGTGTCGGTCTTAGGCCGGAACGCCGTCCCGCAGCACTCGCGACAGGACCCCGTTGACCAACCCGGGCGAGGCGTCGGTGGACAGCGACTTCGCCAGCTCGACCGCCTCGTCGATCGCGACGGCGTCAGGAACCTCGGCGGACCAGAGCAGCTCGTAGAGAGCAAGGCGCAGCACGGCCCGGTCGACCGGTGGCATCCGGTCGAGCGTCCAGTCCTCGACGTAGGACGCCAACACCTCGTCGATCCGCTCGCGGTGCGCGACGACCCCCTCGACCAGCTCTCGGGAGTAGGCCGGGACGGGCGGGTCCGCACGTCCCACCCAGGCCGCCAACGTCGCCAGCGGGTCGGTCTCGCGGACATCGGCCTCGAACAGCACGTCGACGGCCCGCTTGCGTGCCTTGCTCCGAGCCGCCATCTGCGACGGTCAGCTGGACACGCGGGAGATGTACCGCCCGTCGCGGGTGTCGACCTTCACCCGCTCGCCCTGCGTGACGAAGAGAGGGACCTGCACGGTCACGCCGGTCTCGAGCGTCGCGGGCTTCGTCCCGCCGGTCGAACGGTCGCCCTGCATGCCGGGTTCGGTGTAAGTGACGAGCAACTCGACCGACGCGGGAAGCTCGACGTACAGCACGGTGTCCTCGTGCATCGCAACGGTCGCGTTGGTGTTCTCTAGCAGGTAGTCCTTCGCGTCGCCCACCGCCGAGTCCGGGACGTGGATCTGGTCGTAGGTCTCCGCATCCATGAAGACGTAGTCCGTGCCGTCCTGGTACAGGTAGGTCATCTCGCGCTTGTCGACGGTCGCGACGTCGACCTTCACGCCGGCGTTGAAGGTCCGGTCCACGACCTGACCGGTGAGGACGTTCTTCAGCTTGCTGCGGACGAACGCGCCACCCTTGCCGGGCTTGACGTGCTGGAAGTCGACCACGTTCCACAGCACGCCGTCGAGGTCGAGCGTCATGCCGTTCTTCAGGTCGTTGGTGGTTGCCACGGCGGAACACAGACTCCTGAGAGGGATGGGCCTTCATCCTACGGGCCGCGCGCCCGGACCCGTCCCGCTCGAAGCTCAGGCCGGTACGGCGACCGCGGCGCTTCCGAGTGCGGGATCAGGGAGTTGCGGCACCGGTTCGCGGTTCGGGCGAAGGACGGCCACCGCCACGACGAGGAACCACAACAACCGGATCGGGCCCTCCCATGACGGGAGGACCTTCGGCACTCCGAACTCCACGATCGTGGTGAGTCCCGTCCATACCGGCAGCCGCCGGCCGGAGGACGCGTCCCACACCATCGCTCCGACGATCGGACCGAGCCCGTAGTACAGCCAGGCCTGCGGATCGGTGACGACCCGGAAGCCGAAGCCGACCAGCGGGATCGCCATCCACCGGCGTTGCCGGGCGGCGAGGATCGAGAGCGCGATGCCGCCGATGAACTGGACCGGCCGGACCCATCGCGGTGCGTCGCCGAGCCCCATTCCCAGCAAGTGCATGGTCGAGCCTGCTACGACGGGGAACTGGAAGCTGCTCAGCGCGTGTACGGTCTGCGGGTCGCCGATGACGAACGGCGCCCAGCACAGGCCGGCCGTGATGATCGCCACGAGCGTCGCCCGCGCACGATCCTCGCGTGGCAGCCCGAGCACAACGGGTGCGGCGACGATCGCCCAAGGCTTGGACGCGATCGCGATCCCGAGGACGAGGCCGGCGAGCCACCATCGCCGCCCACGGGCGATGATCGCCATCGCGGTCAGCGTGCCGGTGATCGCCATGACGTCGTCGAGGTGCGCCCATCGGGCGGCCTCGGCGGCCCAGATCGGCAGGATGACCAGCCCGGAAAGCAACACGACCGAGGCCGCATTCGCCCCGAACCCCGTCGGCTCGGCGCCGCCCACCAGGTGCAGCCGGCGGGCGATCTGCTCGCCGCACCGCAGGCACCACAGACCCGCCAGCGTCATGAGGGCGGTCATCAGCAGGTCGACGACCGAGGGCGGCAGCCATTGAAGTGCGGCCACGAGCACGATCGGTGGAGGGCCGATCTGGATCTGCGGGTTGTGTGCGTAAAGCCCGAGCGCCCCCGTGTCGTAGTGCGCGTTGAGATGGATCAGCGTGCGGGCGCTGAACTCGAAGAACGCCCAGTCGGTGAGGACGCCCTTCGGCCGGGTGAGATAGGCGACCACGAATGCTCCGGCGCCCCAGCCGAAGAGCACGGCGTACCGGTGGCGCTGGGCAGCATGGGCGAGCCGGCGCAGTGCGTCCACCTAGGAAATGTCGAACCGAAGCCGTCCTCGCTTGAGCCGAACGGGTGGTCTCAGCACTCCAGCAACGAACGGTCGGAGGCGGTCAGCGAGCGTGGCGCAGCGCCGTCGATCACGATGCTGTCCTCGATCCGGACGCCCCCGCGGCCGGGCAGGTAGATGCCGGGCTCGATGGTGACCGCCGTTCGGTCGACAAGCGGGGTGTCGTGCGAGCTCGCGGACAGGAACGGCAGCTCGTGAACCTCGAGCCCTACGCCGTGCCCCAGCCCGTGCGCGGCGTGGCTGCCGGCCGCCTCGATGCCCGACCGGGCGAGGCCGTCAAGCTCGCGCGGGCTCGCCCCTGCCACCGCTGCGGCACGGCACTCGGCCTGGATCGCCTGCACCGATGCGTGCAGCTCGCGCTGCCAGTCGGCCGCCGGCCCGACCACGACCGTGCGCGTCATGTCGGCGTGATAGCCGCCGCTGCGAGCGCCGAAGTCGAGCTTGACGAGATCACCCGCCTCGAGCGCCCGGTCGGTGGGCCGGTGATGCGGGATCGCGCTGTGCGATCCGAACGCCACGATCGTGTCGAAGGCGAGGCCGTCCGCGCCGTTCTCGCGCATGCAGCCGTGGAGGAACCAGGCGATCTCGCGCTCGGTCACCCCGGGGCGCAACCGGCCGAGCACGGCAGCGAAGGCCGCATCAGTGATTGCGCAGGCTCGTTGCAGGTGCTCGATCTCGGCCTCGTCCTTGACCGCTCGTAGGCGCTCGACCACCGACTCGGTCTCGACCAGGTCGAGCCGGCCGTCGGCTGCGGCGCGGAACTGCTCCGCTTCGGCGAGGGTGACCGCCGATCGTTCGATGCCGAGCCGGTGCGCACCGTCCGCAGCCGCGCGGCCGACCAGCGCCGCAGCACTCGAGCGCGCATCCACGCACTCCAGGTCGGGGACCTCCTCCGCCGCCTGCGTCAGGTAGCGGCCGTCGGTCGCAAACGTCGCGGAGCCGTCCGGGCGGACCAGTAGCGCGGCGTTCGACCCGGTGAAGCCGGTGAGGTAGCGGACGTTGACGACCAGGCTCACCAGCAACGCGTCCACGTCGTCGGGAAGTGCGGCACCCGCCGCGGAACGCCGATCGGCATACGACGTCATGTCAGATCCTCGTCGCGATGGCCAGCAACGCCAGCCGGTAGGAGTCGAGCCCGAAACCGGCGACCAGACCGAGCGCCAGCCCGGCGGTGAACGAGGTATGGCGGAACTCCTCGCGAGCGAGCGGGTTCGACAGATGCACTTCCACGAACGGCACCGTCAAGGCGGCCGCCGCGTCACGAACGGCAACGCTGGTGTGCGTCCACGCGCCGGGGTTCAGGATCAGTCCGGCCGCGTCCGCGCCGTGCAGCCAGTCGAGGTACGTCGACTCGTCATCGGTTTGCCGAACGTCCACCTCGATGCCGAGAGCTCCGGCCGCCTCGACACACGTCGTCACGAGGTCGTCGTACGTCGCGGTTCCGTAAATCGCGGGTTCGCGCGATCCGAGCTGGGCGATGTTCGGCCCGTTGAGAACCAGCACACGCGTGGTCATGCGGCCACCTCCGAGTATGCCGCAGCCACCAGCGCGGGCTCCGGATCTTCAAGGATGCCAGGCGATCCGAGACCGTCGAGCACGACGAACCGCTGATGGTCACCGCGCGCCTTCTTGTCGATCCGCATCGCCGCGGTGAGCTCGGCCAGCGCGTCGGGACGATAGCTGACCGGCAGCCCGAGTGCCCTCAACACGGTGGCGTGCCGGGTCGCCGTTGCCTCGTCGAGCCGGCCGGACAACCGCCCGAGCGCTGCGGCGAAGACCAGGCCGATCGACACGGCGTGCCCGTGCGGGATGCGGAATCCTTCGACCTGTTCGATCGCGTGGCCCAATGTGTGCCCGTAGTTGAGAAACTCTCTCGGTCCCGACTCGCGAAGGTCCTTCGACACGACCGCGGCCTTCACGACGATCGACCGCTCGACCAGCTCGCGGGCACTCGGACCGCGCGGGCTGGTCGCTGCGGCCGGATCGCGATCGATCAGGTCGAGGATCGCAGGATCCGCGATGAAGCCGGTCTTCACGACTTCCGCCATCCCGTTGACCCATTGCGCATCGGGCAGGGTCGCAAGCAGATCCAGGTCGACGAGAACGCCGGCCGGTGCGTGAAATGCCCCTACCAGGTTCTTTCCGGCGGCGATGTTGATCGCGGTCTTGCCACCGATGGCCGCGTCGACCATGCCCAGCAACGTGGTCGGCACGTGCACGACGCGAATGCCGCGCAGCCAGGTCGCGGCGGCAAAGCCGGCCGCGTCGGTCGTTGCACCGCCGCCCACCGCCACCAATGCATCGGATCTCGTCATGCGCAGTGCAGCCAGCTCTACCCACAACGTCTCGACACTGGCGACGGACTTGGCCGCCTCGCCGGCCGCGATGTCGAGGCGTTCGACGCGGTGGCCCGCGGCGTGCAACGCCGCGACCAGGCCGGCGATCCGGTCGCGCACCGTCGGGTCGACGACGATCGCGACCGTCGTCGCGCCCGACACCAGAGCGGGGAGCTCCGATGCGAGCCCATGCCCGACGACGACGTCGTACGGCGTTGCCCCACCGACCGGGACGACGGTGCTCACAGCGCGGCCTCTACCTCGGAAGCGACCTCGTCCGGTGTGCGGCCGTCGGTCCGGATGGTTGCACTCGCGACCTCGGCGTACCACGGCCGGCGTTCCTCGAGCATCGACCGCAGCTGCGACCGCAGGTTGCCGATCAACAGCGGCCGGTCTCGGTTCAACCCGATCCGTGCGACCGCATCCGTCAGCCCGACGTCGAGGAACACGACCCGCTCGCCCTTGAGCAACGCCCGGGTCTCCGGGTCGACGACTGCGCCGCCCCCGACGGCAAGAACGCCCGCGTGCTCGGCAACCGCCCGTTTCACCGCGGTTCGCTCGAGCTCGCGAAACACCGGCTCGCCGCGCTCCACGAACAGGTCCGCGATCGGCATGCTCGCCGCTGCCTCCACATCGGCATCGGTGTCGCGGAACTCTGCGCCACGTCGCTCCGCGACCAGCCGACCGACGGTTGACTTGCCGGCGCCGGGCGGTCCGACCAGGACGACCAACGGCGTCACCGCACGACCAGTGCGTCGAGGTAGGCCGCGTGGTTGCGCCGGGTCTCCTCGGTCGAGTCGCCACCGAACTTCTCGAGCGCGGCGTCGGCGAGCACGAGCGCGACCATCGCCTCTGCGACGACGCCCGATGCGGGCACCGCGCAGACGTCGGAGCGCTGGTTGATCGCCTTCGCGGGCTCGCCGGTGCGCACGTCGACGGTGTCGAGCGCCCGCGGCACGGTGGAGATCGGCTTCATCGCGGCCCGCACCCGCAGCACCTCGCCTGTGCTCATGCCACCCTCGGTGCCACCGGAGCGACCCGTGCGCCGGTGCAGCCCGTCCGCGGTCTGCTCGATCTCGTCATGCGCGCGGCTGCCCCGGCTGGCCGCGGTCGCGAAACCGTCGCCCACCTCCACACCTTTGATCGCCTGGATGCCCATCAAGGCACCGGCCAGCCGCGAGTCCAGCCGGCGGTCCCAGTGGGTGTGGCTGCCGAGTCCCGGCGGCAGCCCGTGGACGACCACCTCGACCACCCCGCCCAGGGTGTCGGCATCGGCGCGGGCGGCATCGATCTCGGCCACCATCGCGGCGCTCGCGTTCGCGTCGAAGCAGCGCACGGGATCTGCGTCGATGCGGTCCCGGTCACCGGGCGTAGGCACGGCTGCAGGCGCGGTCACACTGCCGATCGCGACGACGTGGCTGAGCACCGTGACCCCCAGCGCTTGCTCCAGGAATGCCTTCGCGACCGCGCCGATCGCGACCCTCGCCGCGGTCTCTCGCGCGCTCGCTCGCTCGAGCACCGGCCGGGCGTCGTCGAAGCCGTACTTCTGCATGCCGACCAGGTCTGCGTGCCCGGGTCGCGGGCGGGTGAGCGGTGCGGCGCGGGCCAACCCTTCGAGCTCGGCCGGGTCGACCGGGTCGGCCGACATCACGGCCTCCCACTTCGGCCACTCGGTGTTGCGCACGAGTACGGCGATCGGCGAGCCGAGCGTCTGCCCATGCCGCACGCCGCCGAGGATCTCTACCGCGTCCTGCTCGAACGACATCCGCGCGCCCCGCCCGTAGCCGGCCCGCCTGCGCCCGAGCTCGTCGGCCAGGTCGGCGGTGCTGACCCGGGTGCCGGCCGGGAGCCCGTCAAGGACGGCGACCAGCGCCGGCCCGTGCGACTCCCCTGCCGTCAGCCACCGCAACACCCGTCCATTCTGCCGGTCCGGTGATCACGGCGACCGATCGCGACATGCAACGACCCCGCCACGGGATGGCCGCGGCGGGGTCGAAGCAAACGGGGATCACGCAGCGTGGGCGACACCTGTGGTGAGGACGAACGGGGCGGCGTCACCGATCTGCACGGTTGCCTCGCCGTTCTGGACCGAGATCAGCGCGAAGATCTTGTCGAAGACCGTGCCCTGGTCGCTGCTCGGACCCGGCGCCTGGACGGTGTACTCGCGGAACTTGTGGTGGGCATAGCCGACCTTGAACTTCGCGGTCTGACCCTTGGTCCCGGTCAGCTCGATCCAGAGCGGGCCACCGGCAGCCTTGGTGCCGCCACCCGAGTGGGACGACGACGGGTTGGGGCTCGGCGAGGTGCCGCTCGAGGGGGTCGACGACGGGCTGCTCGCCGGCACCGTGGACTGCGACACGGGCGAGCCGCCGGTGTCGACCGGTGCGGTGATCAGCGGGATGAACGGGTCGCGTGCGGCGGGGTGCTTGTTGACCTTCGGCAGCGTCGTCGTACCGCCCTTGTGGGTCTTGCCGGTCGAGGACGGCTGCGACGAGGCCTGTGCCGAGACGGTCGCGTGGGGAACGACCGCGGCGGTCGGCGTGGAGGAGCCGCCCTTGTGCAGGAGCAGGAAGGCTGCCGCGGCAAGCACGATGACACCCGCCGCACCACCGAGGATCAGCAGCCGACGCCGGTTGCCGCCCTCAGGACCGTCACCGTCCGGCTGCACCGGAAGCATCCCGACGCCTTCGTCGGTTGCCGCGCCGGCCGGGGGCATCGTTGTGGACTCAGTCATGGCGCCCTGCTCCTAGCTCGCCGGGGCCGAGGAGGCCCCAGTGGTTGATGGCGTGGTCGCGGTCGACGTGGCCGGGGTGGACGTGCCCGGAGCCGGCGTGGTGGTCGCGCTCGGCGTCGTGGTCGGAGCCGGTGCCGTCGCGGTCGTCGGCGTGGTCGTCGTCGACGTGCCGGCGGGCGGCGAGTAGAAGACGTACGCCGACAGCGTTCCGCCGATGGCGTTGGGCGGCAGCACGTCGGTGCTCGGCGTCGCCGGCAGCGCGCAGCTGACCGACCCGCTCGAGCCGGCCACCGCCGGGTCCGGGCAGAGCGACCAGTTGGTCACCAGCGTGGACCGGCGTAGCTTCTCCAGCGCCTGGAAGAACGACTCGACGTTCGGGAACGTGCCGGTGATGGCCAGCGAGACCGGCAGCTGGACCAGCTGGTTCGCCGTGCTCGTCGCCGGCGCGAGGCTCGTGGTGCCACCGCTCGTCGTGGATGTACCGGACACCACCGTCGGTGCTCCAGGCGTGATGGAGACCAGGTCGACGCCGGCGCCCGCCGCCGCCGCGGACAGCTGGCGGATGAGCATCGGCTCGGAGGCGTTCGGCGGCACTTCGCTGGCGAACTTCTGCAGAGCTGCCTGTTGCTGCGGGAGCTGGCGCTGCTCGCTCTCCAGAGAGGCGATCTGCGACTGCAGGACCGCGTTGGAGGACTGCTGAGTCGCCGCCTGCGACTTGAGGGTCGAGACCTTCGAGTTCTGCGGCTTCACCAGCAGGAACCAGCCCACGACGAGGACGGCGAGCACAGCGATCGCTGTGAACACAGTCCATTGGCGCGTCTTGGTCATGTCAGCTGCCCGCCTTCTGGACGAATCGGTTTGAGTAGGCCTTGGTCGTGAGGTTGGCGCTGCTGCCGAAGGTCACGATGGGACGGGTTCCGATCACACCCTCGACCGACGAGGTGAAGACCGG from Mycobacteriales bacterium encodes:
- the aroC gene encoding chorismate synthase; the protein is MLRWLTAGESHGPALVAVLDGLPAGTRVSTADLADELGRRRAGYGRGARMSFEQDAVEILGGVRHGQTLGSPIAVLVRNTEWPKWEAVMSADPVDPAELEGLARAAPLTRPRPGHADLVGMQKYGFDDARPVLERASARETAARVAIGAVAKAFLEQALGVTVLSHVVAIGSVTAPAAVPTPGDRDRIDADPVRCFDANASAAMVAEIDAARADADTLGGVVEVVVHGLPPGLGSHTHWDRRLDSRLAGALMGIQAIKGVEVGDGFATAASRGSRAHDEIEQTADGLHRRTGRSGGTEGGMSTGEVLRVRAAMKPISTVPRALDTVDVRTGEPAKAINQRSDVCAVPASGVVAEAMVALVLADAALEKFGGDSTEETRRNHAAYLDALVVR
- the pilO gene encoding type 4a pilus biogenesis protein PilO; translation: MTKTRQWTVFTAIAVLAVLVVGWFLLVKPQNSKVSTLKSQAATQQSSNAVLQSQIASLESEQRQLPQQQAALQKFASEVPPNASEPMLIRQLSAAAAGAGVDLVSITPGAPTVVSGTSTTSGGTTSLAPATSTANQLVQLPVSLAITGTFPNVESFFQALEKLRRSTLVTNWSLCPDPAVAGSSGSVSCALPATPSTDVLPPNAIGGTLSAYVFYSPPAGTSTTTTPTTATAPAPTTTPSATTTPAPGTSTPATSTATTPSTTGASSAPAS